The genomic region ATCGGCGTCCCGGCGGGCAGGCACTCGTCAATGACCACCATGCGAATCGGCGAATCCGCTCCGTCGAAGATGCGCCCCAACCGCCCACCCTCCTCGGTCGCCCCGCGTGCGATGGTCCCGGTGCTGGCGAAGATGACGGCGGCCCCGACATCATCGGTCCCGCCCTGGACGATCCCCGCCTCGCCGGCCCCGTGGAACTGCGCCAGCCCCCGCCACGCCTCAAGGGGCTGATTCACCAGCTCGGAGCGATGGGCCACCCACAGCACCCGGCCCCCACGCCTCACAGTGGCCGCCGCCATGGACAGGGCTGTCATGGTCTTGCCGCAGCCCGTGGCGAGCACCAGCAGCGCGGCAAGCCCGCCCATGCTGAAGTCATACCGGACGGCGGCGAACGCCTCCTCTTGGTAGTACCGGAGTTGGACCTGAGCAGCGGCCGGCCCGTCGTCGCGGGCGCTCACTGGTTCGACCCATCGCCCAAGATCTGGGCGCGTGCGGAGTCCTGCCCCATCGGGGCTGCGGTCGTCGTCATGTTCTCAATCCTGTGGTTCGCTGCGCCTTCCCCTGGCGACCCCCCCGGGGATCAACCGGGGAGGGGTGGCATGGGCCACCAACCAGGAGAGACACGATGTTGCGCCGGTTGCCCGGCAAGGGGCCTGTATCGTCTGCCACGCATGGCGCAACTCAATATCTGCACATTCGGCGCAAGGCGCGATAGGGGCCAGTAGCGCGACGCGCGAAGGAGCCCCATGAGCGACTACATCTGGCAGGACGGCAAGTGCATCCCCGCTGAGTTCAGCGACGACGAGGTGAACGATGGATTCACTCATTCCACCACCGTCGCGGGCGACATGGACACCAACGGGGTTGCGATCCGGAACGGCGGCGAGGTCCGGGGCCACCGGTTCGCGATCGAGACGACGATCGCCGGGGAGTGCGGGTTCATCCTCTGCCTCGACCTGCCCGCCCTGTCGGCCGCGCTGCGCGAGTTGGCCCCGCTGATCGAAGTGCTCGACAACGTGGCGGAGGTTGAAACCCGGCGCGCCGTGATGGAAGAGACGAGCGCCTATGCCGACCGGATCCGCCTCGACCTGGCCCACAAGCTGCCGGTCAACTGAGCCAGCCGCGCAAACGAAAGAGCCCCGGCCTTGCGACCGGGGCTCAATGCTGTAGGGGATGCCGGTCTACTTGTCGTGGTGCTCAGCGTCCGCGAGCGCCGGGTGCATCGGCCCCGCGTGGACCGTGAACCCGAAGGGCTCGGCGGCATCCCACAGCGCCTGGACCTCTTCGGGGGTCTGATCGACGATGCGGGAGCCCATGCCCGGCAGGGTCACATAGGTCTGACCCGCCTTGGGATGGGGCTTCCCATCAGAGTAG from Armatimonadota bacterium harbors:
- a CDS encoding DEAD/DEAH box helicase family protein; protein product: MSARDDGPAAAQVQLRYYQEEAFAAVRYDFSMGGLAALLVLATGCGKTMTALSMAAATVRRGGRVLWVAHRSELVNQPLEAWRGLAQFHGAGEAGIVQGGTDDVGAAVIFASTGTIARGATEEGGRLGRIFDGADSPIRMVVIDECLPAGTP